In a genomic window of Sulfoacidibacillus ferrooxidans:
- the hslV gene encoding ATP-dependent protease subunit HslV produces MGDFHATTIFAVKTADGGAMAGDGQVTFGNTMIMKKSAKKVRRLYRNQVIVGFAGSVADAFALSEHFEKKLEEYHGNVPRAAVELAKMWRTDRMLSKLEAMIIALSKDHLLLISGTGEVIEPDDGICAIGSGGAYALAAGRALLRHATLSPSEMARAALEVAGEICVYTNDQIIVEEI; encoded by the coding sequence ATGGGTGATTTTCATGCCACTACTATTTTTGCCGTTAAAACCGCTGACGGCGGGGCGATGGCAGGAGATGGACAAGTGACTTTTGGCAATACCATGATCATGAAAAAATCGGCAAAAAAAGTTCGACGACTTTATCGCAATCAGGTCATTGTTGGCTTTGCAGGTAGCGTTGCTGATGCATTTGCCTTATCTGAGCACTTCGAAAAAAAACTTGAAGAGTATCATGGCAATGTGCCTCGCGCAGCAGTAGAACTTGCAAAGATGTGGCGAACAGATCGCATGTTAAGCAAACTTGAGGCGATGATCATCGCCTTGTCAAAAGATCACTTACTACTGATCTCGGGTACGGGCGAAGTCATTGAACCAGATGATGGGATTTGTGCCATTGGTTCAGGTGGGGCGTACGCACTTGCTGCTGGACGTGCTCTTTTGCGACATGCTACTTTGTCACCAAGCGAGATGGCGCGCGCAGCACTTGAAGTTGCGGGTGAAATTTGTGTGTACACGAACGATCAAATTATTGTCGAAGAGATCTAG
- the flgB gene encoding flagellar basal body rod protein FlgB, protein MKIHVSLLDTTYMNSMQSALNASLLRQQVYANNIANVNTPGYKREQVHFDSILQSQLAASGQSMGISTGVVQPLSLEANNTRDIGTNVGSATALGTVSPVVTTDSSTAIGGNGNNVNVDAEMSALAENQVGYGALVQDMNDQFSMLRTAILGS, encoded by the coding sequence GTGAAGATACACGTGAGCTTGCTTGATACAACGTATATGAATTCGATGCAATCTGCGTTAAATGCAAGTTTATTGAGACAACAAGTCTATGCCAATAATATTGCTAATGTAAACACGCCAGGCTATAAAAGAGAGCAAGTACATTTTGATTCGATTTTGCAAAGTCAACTTGCGGCAAGTGGGCAAAGCATGGGTATAAGTACAGGTGTTGTCCAACCGTTGTCGCTCGAGGCAAATAATACACGCGATATAGGAACAAATGTAGGCAGTGCTACAGCGCTTGGAACTGTGTCCCCAGTGGTGACAACGGATTCCTCAACAGCGATCGGTGGGAATGGCAATAATGTCAACGTGGATGCAGAGATGAGTGCGTTAGCTGAAAATCAGGTAGGGTATGGGGCGTTAGTTCAGGATATGAACGATCAATTTTCAATGCTTCGCACAGCTATTCTAGGGAGTTGA
- a CDS encoding FliH/SctL family protein, producing MSKIVRLPSTDLPTRMIMITPPSSTLLDSNTAVDDDLQDAICHDPLVEWQKTLQTLHDEIDAQQAVLTALQQQTEKDKQEAQQHVHNLLEQARLDEQSIRDKAYQSGEKEGFKAGEESAKSQYQQLIMQAQDVLLCAQIERKERVKSSESMIVSLAVDIAKKVVASQVLVDDSVAARLVSGLLHEVDKAKRVELRVSPIELDIALGHRRSYEQSLHHQAELLIIPDASLSKGDVVIVTEIGSIDSRLSTRLQEVEHALLTCAQHVEKGEASDE from the coding sequence TTGTCTAAAATTGTACGACTTCCATCGACAGACTTGCCAACACGCATGATTATGATCACACCACCATCATCCACTCTTCTGGATAGCAATACAGCTGTAGATGATGATTTGCAGGATGCTATATGTCACGATCCACTTGTTGAATGGCAAAAAACACTTCAAACATTACATGATGAGATTGATGCACAACAAGCTGTTCTTACAGCATTGCAACAACAGACTGAAAAAGATAAACAAGAAGCGCAACAGCATGTGCACAACCTTTTGGAACAAGCGCGATTAGATGAGCAATCAATTCGCGATAAGGCGTACCAATCAGGCGAAAAAGAGGGTTTCAAAGCGGGAGAAGAAAGTGCAAAAAGTCAGTATCAGCAACTCATTATGCAAGCGCAAGATGTGCTGTTGTGCGCACAGATAGAGCGTAAAGAGCGAGTGAAAAGCTCGGAGTCTATGATAGTTTCACTGGCAGTGGACATTGCAAAAAAAGTCGTAGCATCACAAGTCCTTGTGGATGATAGTGTGGCTGCTCGTTTAGTCTCAGGTCTTCTACATGAGGTGGATAAAGCAAAGCGAGTAGAGTTGCGTGTGTCTCCCATCGAGTTAGATATCGCGCTTGGACATAGGCGAAGCTACGAACAATCACTCCATCATCAGGCTGAACTTCTCATCATCCCCGATGCTAGTTTATCTAAGGGAGATGTAGTCATTGTGACGGAGATCGGGAGTATTGATAGTCGTTTATCCACGCGCTTACAGGAAGTTGAACACGCGTTGCTAACGTGTGCACAGCATGTTGAAAAAGGCGAAGCAAGTGATGAGTAA
- the fliF gene encoding flagellar basal-body MS-ring/collar protein FliF, with protein MNEVFMNLIARIKSYYQGLESRQRRNVLLIAIFFILTIIILSFIFLNPNYQVVFSNLGAKSAGQITQKLDQMKIPYQLQGNSILVPAADADKVRIDMAMNGLPASGTIDYSSIFDQGNLFGMTSQELDLQTLDVLEQRIAQSIDSINGVESSQVNIVVPQQQTFLDPSVDMGAKASVLVTVGAGASLMPSQVFGIQQLVAHAVQGLNANQVSVIDQYGNDLSSTSMNAASIGASSQLTNELNMRTALEQSMESELKSSLVKLVGPGNVEVVVHANVTFNAVKQQQHIVKQGPILSDQAESSSSTGGASSSAGGIAGQATQNPNIPTYGTSGSGSGSSSADRSSTNNYDNSYTDTSTTFDPMQIQGYTVSVLINANSIKLTSALTQSIQSYVLTSMGQQATGKISPSVTVLGIPFAPGQGNTPVAPNFFNSPLAFGGLAALLLLGGGLTTFLVMRSRNRQRLTDDALDSLSVASLTSPPPEPEDVTLSKQLQELAVKKPDAFASLLRTWLSDE; from the coding sequence ATGAATGAAGTTTTCATGAACCTGATAGCGCGTATAAAGAGCTATTATCAGGGTCTGGAGTCCAGACAACGTAGAAATGTATTGCTAATCGCTATATTTTTCATTTTAACGATTATTATTCTTTCATTTATTTTTTTAAATCCTAATTATCAAGTGGTCTTTTCTAATTTAGGTGCGAAGTCAGCTGGTCAAATTACACAAAAATTAGACCAAATGAAGATTCCGTATCAATTGCAAGGGAATAGCATCTTAGTACCAGCTGCAGATGCTGATAAAGTCCGCATTGACATGGCTATGAATGGTCTTCCGGCAAGTGGAACGATTGATTATTCATCAATTTTCGATCAAGGTAATCTCTTTGGGATGACGTCGCAAGAGCTTGATTTGCAGACGCTCGATGTACTAGAACAACGAATTGCACAGTCCATTGACTCCATTAATGGCGTTGAGAGTTCTCAAGTGAATATTGTTGTTCCGCAACAACAGACCTTTCTTGATCCAAGTGTCGATATGGGTGCAAAAGCATCAGTCCTAGTCACTGTAGGAGCGGGTGCGTCTCTTATGCCAAGTCAGGTTTTTGGTATTCAACAGCTCGTTGCACATGCTGTCCAAGGCTTAAACGCCAATCAAGTGTCTGTTATTGATCAATACGGAAATGATCTATCTTCAACTTCAATGAATGCCGCTAGTATCGGAGCCTCAAGCCAATTAACTAATGAATTGAACATGCGTACTGCTCTTGAGCAGTCGATGGAAAGTGAATTAAAGTCTAGTTTAGTCAAACTAGTTGGCCCAGGGAACGTCGAAGTTGTCGTGCATGCTAACGTCACTTTTAATGCTGTGAAACAGCAACAACATATTGTCAAACAAGGTCCGATCTTATCTGACCAGGCGGAATCGTCTTCTAGCACTGGTGGTGCTTCAAGTAGTGCGGGTGGTATCGCAGGACAAGCCACACAAAATCCTAATATTCCTACCTATGGCACATCTGGTTCAGGATCTGGTTCGTCATCTGCTGATCGTTCGTCTACAAATAATTACGACAATAGTTATACGGATACATCGACAACATTTGATCCTATGCAAATACAAGGATATACAGTGAGTGTGTTAATCAATGCGAATTCCATTAAGTTGACAAGCGCTTTGACGCAAAGCATTCAATCCTATGTTCTTACTTCTATGGGTCAACAGGCGACGGGGAAGATTTCTCCTAGTGTAACTGTACTTGGCATACCATTTGCCCCAGGACAAGGAAATACACCTGTTGCACCAAACTTTTTCAACTCTCCGCTGGCATTTGGTGGACTTGCAGCATTATTGCTACTCGGTGGTGGGTTAACGACATTTTTGGTGATGCGTTCACGCAATCGTCAACGACTTACAGATGATGCATTAGATTCTCTGTCTGTTGCATCTTTAACAAGTCCTCCGCCAGAGCCTGAAGACGTGACATTGTCTAAACAGTTACAGGAGTTGGCGGTGAAAAAACCGGATGCGTTTGCTTCATTATTACGGACCTGGTTGTCTGATGAATAG
- a CDS encoding magnesium transporter MgtE N-terminal domain-containing protein, whose amino-acid sequence MFLPIIATTIFAALALQILGYNVLGTLESHLMEIDGSHTQSTYASSTTSELDALHIQMAQKQLTIESLHGQVSLLNQELSQSKLDVVSEMSKISSLQAKINQLQSNNASWSKQAAIYSNMSSQQAVAILMQLPTREQVFVVKAMSASDQASTLAAMPPKQAAILLQDGA is encoded by the coding sequence TTGTTTCTACCAATTATAGCAACAACTATTTTTGCAGCATTGGCTCTACAAATTTTGGGATACAATGTTCTTGGAACACTAGAATCACATCTAATGGAAATTGATGGAAGCCATACACAGTCTACATATGCATCATCGACAACATCCGAATTAGATGCTTTGCATATACAAATGGCGCAAAAACAGTTGACTATTGAAAGTTTACATGGGCAAGTCTCTTTGTTGAATCAAGAACTATCACAGTCTAAGTTAGATGTTGTAAGTGAGATGTCAAAAATTAGTTCTTTACAAGCAAAAATTAATCAATTGCAAAGTAATAATGCTTCATGGTCTAAGCAGGCTGCCATTTATTCGAATATGTCATCGCAACAGGCTGTAGCCATTTTGATGCAATTGCCTACTCGAGAACAAGTTTTCGTAGTAAAGGCGATGAGTGCCTCGGATCAAGCATCTACATTAGCAGCGATGCCACCTAAACAGGCGGCTATCCTACTTCAAGATGGAGCATAA
- the codY gene encoding GTP-sensing pleiotropic transcriptional regulator CodY, which yields MDLLAKTRRINRLLQRAGQFVDFVEIAEVMREVIAANVFVVSRSGKILGYSIVHEFEKSVTNEEVLSQRVFPRDYHTQLLRHDVTAANIDDEDPFCVFPEAITQMFSKKYVTIVPIIGGGERLGTLILARFNAEFTDEDLLLGEYGATVVGMEILRSRAHEMEEDTRSRAVVQMAVDSLSFSELEAIEHIFEELDGREGLLVASKVADRVGITRSVIVNALRKLESAGVIESRSLGMKGTYIRILNDKLLPQLDKVRNR from the coding sequence ATGGATTTGTTAGCTAAAACGAGAAGGATTAATCGCTTGTTGCAACGTGCTGGACAGTTTGTTGATTTCGTGGAGATTGCTGAAGTGATGAGGGAAGTTATCGCGGCAAACGTTTTTGTTGTGTCGCGATCAGGTAAGATTTTGGGGTATTCAATTGTGCACGAATTTGAAAAATCAGTAACGAATGAAGAGGTTCTTTCACAACGTGTTTTCCCACGAGATTACCATACGCAATTATTGCGGCACGATGTAACTGCTGCAAATATTGATGATGAAGATCCATTTTGTGTGTTTCCGGAAGCCATCACGCAAATGTTTTCAAAAAAATATGTAACTATTGTGCCGATTATTGGCGGTGGAGAACGCTTAGGAACGCTGATCCTAGCTCGTTTTAATGCAGAATTTACGGATGAAGATTTGCTGTTGGGTGAATATGGCGCAACGGTAGTTGGTATGGAGATCTTGCGGTCACGTGCACATGAGATGGAAGAAGATACAAGGTCGCGCGCAGTTGTGCAAATGGCTGTTGATTCACTTTCCTTTAGTGAGCTTGAGGCGATTGAGCATATTTTTGAAGAGTTGGATGGGCGCGAAGGGTTGCTCGTGGCAAGTAAGGTTGCAGATCGTGTGGGAATTACTCGCTCAGTCATTGTCAATGCGTTACGGAAGTTAGAAAGTGCCGGCGTTATTGAATCGAGATCACTCGGAATGAAGGGTACTTATATACGTATTTTGAATGATAAGCTGTTGCCGCAATTGGATAAAGTTCGCAATAGGTAG
- the hslU gene encoding ATP-dependent protease ATPase subunit HslU, producing the protein MKMQNLTPTQIVAELDKYVVGQKEAKKSVAIALRNRYRRARLPEELRTEVTPKNILMIGPTGVGKTEIARRIAKLTGAPFVKVEATKYTEVGYVGRDVDSMVRDLVETSIRMVKSERLQDVGFNADFQVNERLLEALVPDAEASHFRNPLEVLYSGAQGKRKVSDDIVRQRENLRADLMAGRLEGQMVEIEVESQVTPSMDMVPGMTGENLGNLQDVLGSFMPRRKKVRKVTVAEARKLLEQEEAQKLIDMDDVISEAVRRAEESGIIFIDEFDKIAVRSGVEGGNVSREGVQRDILPIVEGSTIMTKHGPVKTDYVLFIAAGAFHMAKPSDLIPELQGRFPIRVELDSLTADDFERILTEPEHALLTQYTALLETEDVAVQFTPAAVRTIAEFATEVNATTENIGARRLHTLVERVLGDLLFAAPDIGITEVIITPAYVEEKLGTIAQNRDLSQYIL; encoded by the coding sequence TTGAAGATGCAAAATTTAACTCCGACTCAAATTGTGGCAGAGCTTGACAAGTATGTGGTGGGGCAAAAAGAAGCTAAGAAGTCGGTTGCTATTGCATTGCGCAATCGATATCGACGTGCGCGTTTACCTGAGGAATTACGCACTGAAGTGACGCCTAAAAACATTCTTATGATCGGACCTACGGGTGTAGGTAAAACTGAGATTGCCAGGCGTATTGCAAAATTAACAGGTGCTCCTTTTGTGAAAGTGGAAGCGACAAAATATACGGAAGTCGGCTATGTTGGTCGCGATGTCGATTCGATGGTGAGAGATTTAGTTGAGACATCTATTCGTATGGTTAAAAGCGAACGATTACAAGATGTGGGATTTAATGCGGATTTCCAAGTGAATGAACGATTATTAGAAGCGCTTGTACCTGATGCCGAAGCAAGTCATTTTCGCAATCCGCTTGAGGTTCTGTATTCTGGTGCCCAAGGGAAACGCAAAGTATCCGATGATATTGTTCGTCAGCGCGAGAATTTGCGCGCAGATTTGATGGCAGGGAGATTGGAAGGGCAGATGGTGGAAATTGAGGTGGAGAGTCAAGTCACTCCATCGATGGACATGGTGCCCGGCATGACTGGAGAAAATTTAGGGAATCTTCAAGATGTATTAGGTAGTTTTATGCCGCGTCGCAAAAAAGTGCGTAAGGTCACTGTTGCTGAAGCGCGAAAACTATTGGAACAAGAAGAAGCTCAAAAATTAATTGACATGGATGATGTGATCAGCGAAGCTGTTCGTCGCGCAGAAGAAAGTGGCATTATTTTTATCGATGAGTTTGATAAAATTGCTGTTCGATCGGGCGTGGAGGGTGGAAATGTCTCCCGTGAAGGTGTGCAGCGCGATATTTTACCCATTGTTGAAGGATCCACGATTATGACGAAGCACGGACCTGTCAAGACTGATTATGTCTTGTTTATTGCAGCTGGGGCTTTTCATATGGCTAAACCATCCGATCTGATTCCGGAATTGCAAGGTAGGTTTCCCATTCGCGTTGAATTAGATAGTTTAACAGCAGATGATTTTGAACGCATTTTAACTGAACCTGAGCATGCGTTATTAACACAGTATACAGCTTTGTTGGAAACAGAGGATGTTGCCGTTCAGTTTACGCCAGCTGCTGTACGTACGATCGCAGAGTTTGCAACTGAAGTGAATGCGACTACTGAAAATATTGGTGCCCGTAGATTGCATACCTTGGTTGAACGGGTTCTTGGTGATTTATTATTTGCTGCACCTGATATTGGAATTACTGAAGTGATCATTACACCAGCTTATGTAGAAGAAAAGTTGGGTACAATTGCACAAAATCGAGATTTGAGTCAATACATTTTATGA
- the fliG gene encoding flagellar motor switch protein FliG produces the protein MARTDQYTNRQKAAILLIALGPDVASTVYHHLREDEIEDLTLEIAALRRVESLDRSSILKEFHELAVAQDYITQGGIEYAREILQKALGTDRAIAIIDRLTASLQVRPFEFARKANPSQVLGFIENEHPQTIALVLSYLDAPQASAILGALPALLRTEVARRIATMDAMSPEVVMTVERVLENKLSQTASPDSMNVGGLDAIVQIINGVDRATEKSILEQLEENDPELAEEIKKRMFVFEDIVFLDNRAIQRIIRDIEQADLQLSLRTASEDVQEAIYRNMSKRMVETFKQDMEFAGPVRLRDVEDAQQRIVAQIRQLEEMGEIVITRGGGDDILV, from the coding sequence ATGGCGCGAACTGACCAATACACCAATCGCCAAAAAGCAGCAATTTTACTCATTGCGCTCGGACCTGATGTGGCTTCCACTGTGTATCATCACTTGCGTGAAGATGAGATCGAAGACTTGACATTAGAGATAGCGGCGTTGCGGCGCGTGGAAAGTCTTGATCGTTCATCTATTTTAAAGGAATTTCATGAGTTGGCCGTTGCACAAGATTACATAACCCAAGGCGGTATCGAATATGCTCGGGAAATTTTGCAAAAAGCACTTGGGACGGATCGAGCTATAGCAATCATTGATCGCTTGACCGCATCACTCCAAGTACGACCGTTTGAATTTGCAAGAAAGGCAAATCCAAGTCAAGTGTTGGGCTTTATCGAAAATGAACACCCTCAAACGATTGCTCTTGTGCTTTCGTATTTAGATGCACCACAAGCTTCTGCCATTTTAGGTGCGTTGCCTGCATTACTTAGAACGGAGGTTGCAAGACGAATCGCCACTATGGATGCGATGAGTCCTGAAGTTGTGATGACAGTCGAGCGAGTACTTGAAAATAAGCTTTCTCAGACTGCTTCTCCAGATTCGATGAATGTAGGCGGGCTAGATGCGATTGTTCAAATTATTAACGGAGTGGATCGTGCCACTGAGAAGAGCATTTTAGAGCAATTAGAAGAAAATGATCCAGAGTTAGCTGAAGAAATCAAAAAACGCATGTTTGTGTTCGAGGATATTGTCTTCCTCGATAATCGAGCGATTCAGCGTATCATTCGTGACATTGAGCAGGCTGATCTACAGCTCTCATTGCGCACGGCAAGTGAAGATGTACAAGAAGCGATTTATCGCAATATGTCCAAGCGCATGGTCGAGACTTTTAAACAAGATATGGAGTTTGCAGGTCCTGTACGTCTACGAGATGTAGAAGATGCACAGCAGCGAATAGTAGCGCAAATCAGGCAGCTTGAGGAAATGGGCGAAATTGTGATCACTCGTGGTGGAGGCGATGATATTCTTGTCTAA
- the fliI gene encoding flagellar protein export ATPase FliI: MSKRLVGYQQCLDRAKLHRVHGRIEKVVGLTIESKGPSARIGDLCVILSDDGAESLCEVVGFRKDDVLLMPLGSVEGLSPGSEVRATGESLKVRVGVELLGRVVDGLGNPIDGIHSLTDGEWMPLYRTPPLPLSRPLIDTPLCTGVRVIDGLLTIGQGQRIGLFAGSGVGKSTLLGMIAKNSEADVNVIALIGERGREVREFIERDLGEEGRKRSVVVVATSDQPALVRVKGAFTATAIAEYFRDQGLQVALMMDSVTRFAMAQRELGLAVGEPPTARGYTPSVFNLLPKLLERAGRSKKGAITGIYTVLVDGDDMQDPIADAVRGILDGHFVLSRDLANRGHFPALDPLQSVSRLMGELVTRDQLQAAIQVRSLLAAKRDVEDLIRIGAYQKGTDRTADLAIELEPHLMTFLKQRKDESTDFQSTVQVLEAIAKGVMSG; this comes from the coding sequence ATGAGTAAGCGACTGGTCGGCTATCAACAGTGTCTGGATCGCGCAAAATTGCATCGGGTTCATGGACGAATCGAAAAGGTTGTAGGACTTACGATAGAGTCAAAGGGGCCTTCAGCACGTATTGGTGATCTATGCGTGATTCTGTCTGATGATGGTGCAGAGTCATTGTGCGAAGTGGTGGGTTTTCGAAAAGATGACGTCCTTCTTATGCCACTCGGGTCTGTGGAAGGCCTGTCACCTGGAAGTGAAGTGCGAGCCACAGGTGAGTCATTGAAAGTTCGCGTAGGAGTGGAACTTTTAGGACGTGTCGTGGATGGATTGGGCAATCCTATAGACGGCATCCACTCGCTCACAGATGGTGAGTGGATGCCGCTATACCGTACGCCTCCACTACCGCTGTCCCGCCCGTTGATTGATACGCCATTATGTACGGGTGTTCGCGTGATCGATGGGTTGCTCACTATTGGGCAAGGACAACGAATTGGGTTATTCGCAGGTAGTGGTGTAGGTAAAAGTACCTTACTTGGAATGATTGCAAAAAATAGCGAAGCTGATGTGAATGTCATCGCTCTCATTGGCGAAAGAGGACGCGAAGTAAGGGAATTTATCGAACGAGATCTTGGAGAAGAAGGACGTAAACGATCTGTTGTTGTCGTTGCTACATCTGATCAACCGGCACTTGTACGTGTAAAAGGGGCGTTTACGGCTACGGCTATTGCAGAATATTTTCGCGATCAGGGCCTCCAAGTAGCACTCATGATGGATTCTGTCACAAGATTTGCTATGGCTCAACGCGAATTGGGCTTAGCAGTGGGTGAACCACCAACGGCTCGTGGCTATACGCCTTCTGTGTTTAATTTATTGCCAAAGTTATTAGAACGAGCTGGACGATCAAAAAAAGGTGCAATTACTGGGATTTATACGGTTTTAGTCGATGGGGATGATATGCAAGACCCTATCGCTGATGCGGTAAGAGGTATTTTAGATGGGCATTTTGTCTTAAGTCGAGATCTTGCCAATCGCGGGCATTTTCCTGCGCTTGATCCATTGCAAAGTGTTAGTCGGCTCATGGGAGAATTGGTCACACGTGATCAATTGCAGGCAGCCATACAAGTGCGGTCCCTCCTTGCAGCAAAACGTGATGTGGAGGATTTGATCCGCATTGGGGCGTATCAAAAGGGGACGGATCGGACAGCTGATTTGGCTATTGAATTAGAGCCTCATTTGATGACTTTTTTAAAGCAAAGAAAAGATGAAAGCACTGATTTTCAATCAACGGTTCAAGTTCTTGAAGCGATTGCAAAAGGAGTGATGAGCGGATGA
- the fliE gene encoding flagellar hook-basal body complex protein FliE, with translation MIQPISSIGSLATLPLQSGAPSAGSGSFSSLLGHALQSVNASVTQAEQQGIGLASGTSPNIASVMTTATKAELAVDMAVQVRNRAISAYDQIMNMQV, from the coding sequence ATGATTCAACCTATAAGTAGTATTGGTTCTTTGGCAACTTTACCGCTACAATCTGGTGCTCCTTCCGCAGGTTCGGGATCCTTTTCATCCCTTTTAGGTCATGCGCTTCAGTCGGTGAATGCTTCTGTGACGCAGGCAGAACAGCAGGGTATAGGTCTTGCAAGTGGGACTTCACCCAATATTGCGAGTGTGATGACGACAGCCACTAAGGCGGAGTTAGCTGTAGATATGGCCGTCCAGGTGCGCAATCGGGCCATTTCAGCTTATGACCAGATCATGAATATGCAGGTTTAA
- the flgC gene encoding flagellar basal body rod protein FlgC: MGVGLFDGMSISGSGLTANRTWLDVIANNIANANTTRTPAGGPYRAEEVVFSPGSASFSSALGNATGSTLQGVQVSGIVSDPAPFKLVYDPSSPDAVNGYVQMPNVNIGTEMMNMISATRAYEANVTAFNAAKTMDTQSISIGK; this comes from the coding sequence ATGGGTGTGGGATTATTTGATGGCATGTCGATTAGCGGTTCTGGCTTAACAGCCAATCGCACCTGGCTTGATGTTATTGCTAACAATATTGCAAATGCAAATACGACGCGCACTCCCGCAGGTGGACCCTATCGGGCAGAAGAAGTGGTTTTCTCTCCAGGGTCAGCTTCTTTTTCTTCTGCTTTAGGTAACGCAACGGGATCAACTTTGCAAGGTGTGCAAGTATCGGGGATTGTTTCTGACCCTGCACCTTTTAAATTAGTCTATGATCCGAGTAGCCCAGATGCTGTGAATGGATATGTTCAAATGCCAAATGTCAATATCGGTACTGAGATGATGAATATGATTTCTGCTACACGGGCGTATGAGGCAAATGTGACTGCATTTAATGCGGCAAAGACGATGGATACTCAGTCAATTTCGATTGGAAAGTAG